Part of the Flavobacterium sp. MDT1-60 genome, TATAAAAGGCTTACCAAAATTGATAAGCCTTTGATTTAAAATATAATTATCTAAACTTTTACTTTTTACTTTTTAAAAATTCCGCAAATTGTTTGGTATCAAAATAAAAGGGTCTGATTGCTGTAATTTTTCCATTCTTCAAATCGAAATGTTCTGAAATTGGCATTGAAAGTGTTTTACCTGATTTTTTTGCTTTGCATTTTATGGTGAAATAAATAACAACTTCGTTTTTGGTAGCATCGCTAAAATAAACTGGTTCTTTTTCTATTTCCAAATCAAAAAACTCTGCTGATTTCGCATACATTTTTGTCCATTCATTAAAACCCACATAAGTTCCCCCATAAGGCAAACCTTCTGCCTGATTATAAATAGCGCCTTCTTCAATTATAGTTGCCATTGTATTAAAATCCCTGGTTTTAAAAAAACATTCATAGTATTTTGCTACAATTTTAAAATTATCAGTTTCAAGGTTTTTTAGAATTTCAGACTCTGACAAAGTAACTTCCTTATCCCAAAAGCCAATAATTTTGCTAACCTGACCTTTTCCGTTTAATCTGGCAAAATCACGACCAGCCATTATAGGTTTATTTTTTGAATCTAAAATTTTCCAATCCCAAGTTACATAATTGTCTTTTACTACTTTTGAACCTGAAGTCAATATAGCTTCTGGGAATTTTTTATAAAATTCATTAATGACATTATTTAAGGCAACTGCTCCTTTAATAGATGCTGAAGGATCTTCAAAAGTACTGTCGTCTAACCAAATTGTTTTTATCAATTTTAGTCGGGTATCACTATTATGCTCCTGCCATGCTTTTTCATAAACTGCAATGGGATTTAATTTATCCTTCTTTTGAGCAAAAACATTGTTTAAGATAAAAAGGAAACAAAGAAAGTAGATTTTTCTCATAAGCTGCAAAATTTAGATTAGTTAAGGTTTTCCCTAAAAGTATTAATCCAAATTTACCATAAAAACATTAGAAAATCACCGTCTTTTCATAATTTACCATCAATTCAAAATCTTGTCTTTTACCAATGCATTTTTACATTTTTTGCAATATTCTCTTTTATAATAAATTTCTATTCAAAAGCAGCTGGCTTATTACTGGATTTAAAAATAGTTATAATCTGATTTTCCCATTCTGAAATGCTTTCTGCGGAAGCTCTATCCGCTTTATCAAAATAAAAATGCTGTTGAATGTTTAATCCGCAATAATTAAAAATTCCGGTATCAGAAGTTAGGGCTAAAGCTTTATCCAATCCACTTTCTGAATATTCTGCATTCGATTTCCCGTGCGAGTTGATAATGATTGTATTTTTCCCTGATAACAATCCTTTTTGAACACCCAGATCGTATCTGTAAGCAAATCCGTAACTGAAAACGCGGTCTATATAACCTTTCATGATTGCCGGCATACCAGTCCACCAAATTGGGTAAATAAAATAATACGATCTGCCCAAGTGATAAAATCTTGTTCTACTTGGACATCCTCAGTAACTTTTCCTATTCTTTGTCCGTTCATATCTTCTAAAGAAAGAACCGGATTAAAATTGATTTCATTTAAATCACGAAGAATAACCTCATCCTCTGATTTTTCTAAACTTTCAAGAACAGTTTGTTTGAAGAAATGATTTAAACTTGCTGGATCTGGATGTGCATAAATAATTAAATTTTTCATGTTTTCTATTTTTAAGATTGAACATGACAAATGTAAAATGCAAGCTTGGGAGACAATTGTAAGAAAACGAAATATGCCTTATTTCACTTTTGAACTGCAAATGTCGTTTTGAAATTTTAAGAATTTCGTTGGAGAAATATTCATGTAATATTTAAAGTCATGAATCAGTTGGCTCTGATCGTAATAACCGCATTCTTCAACAACATTTAGCCAATCAGTCTTTGATTGATTTAGGATGTTTTTCTGAATTTGATTTGCCGCTTTTAAAAACCTTTCATAACGATTCGCTTCTTTAATGGTATAGCCAAAAGTCTTTTTCTGATGAAGCTGAATATTTCTTTCGGTCTGATTTATCTGAGAAGCAATAGCTTTTATCGGATCTAAATTCTCATCCTGAAAATTGGTTAAAAGTGTTGTGATTTCATTTTGTTCCCTAAGATAGGGTTTGCAGAAATCTAAAATATAAGCGACACGCTCTGCAACATCAGAAATTTTTTGAAGTGCCTCCCATAAAAGGTTGAAGCAATTTTCGTGAATTAAAGTATCTGGATGAATTGGCAAAGCATCAAATAATGCATTCCCGAAGAATCTATAAAAAGTATCTTCTTTAAAATTAGCTACTAAAATCTCTGAATTAGGTTCCAGAGTATAATCGAAAGTCTGTTTTATTGGGCCTAAAACAATACATTTTTCGACTTCCAGAATAGTATTCTGCTTTGATTTTAAAGCCGATTTTGTACCGAAATTAAAAACTAAAATGGTTTGAAAACTCGGCAATAAAGTTTTTGTGATGGGGTAATCCGTTTTATTTTCCGCGAAGTAAAAATGAGAAAATACAGTTTCAAATGCTGAAGGAACGGCAATTCTATAATTGTTATTTTCTTCAGCATTTTTCATACTATTTTATATTTTAAAAGCTGTTTTCTAAACAAATTCGGCTTCAAATAATTGAGTTAAATGTTTTATGATTTTGGCTTTTACTTCGTCTTCATCCACTTTTTCAACGCCAAGTTCTACTTGAAGTGAAGTAACGCCTTTTCCACGAATTCCACACGGAATAATGTTATCGAAATATCCTAAATCGACGTTTACATTTAAGGCAAATCCGTGCATGGTTACCCAACGCGAGGCGCGTACACCAAGTGCACAAATTTTACGTGCAAACGGAGTTCCAACATCCAGCCACACTCCTGTTTCACCTTCACTTCTACCGCATTTTAAACCGTATTCTTCTAAAGTCAGAATAATAGATTCTTCCAGAAAACGTAAATATTTGTGAATATCGGTAAAGAAGTTTTCTAAATCCAAAATTGGGTAGCCTACAATTTGTCCCGGGCCGTGATACGTAATATCACCGCCACGATTGATTTTGTAGAAAGTTGCTCCTTTGGCTTCAAGCTGTTTTTCGTTTAATAATAAGTTTTCTAAATCACCGCTTTTTCCTAAAGTATAAACATGGGGATGTTCTACGAAAAGTAAATAATTTGGCGTTTCTAACTCTAGTTCTTCTCTTCTGTTTTTGATTTTTAAATCGACTATATCTTTGAAAAGTTCTTCCTGATATTCCCAGGTCGATTTATAATCTTTACTTCCTAAATCTTGAAGTTGGATTTTTTTATTCATTTTTATTATTTTTCAAACTCTACATCAAAGTTGAGTTTGTCAGGATTCTCCATATAATCCGTGAAAGGGTATTGAATTGTAATTGTTTTTCTGTCGTCGCTAAACAATGCATTTGGGTTTGACACCTTTTTTACTGCTTTAGGAAAGTGATATTTAATAATATAGTTTGACGAAGCAAACATCATTTTAGACATATCTGCTGTAGAATCAGCGGCTTTCTCAGTGATTTTTTGCTTGTCTATGACTGCTTTACGTGTAAATTTCTTTCCGTCATATGTATAGCTCAATTTACTTTTATTATCTCCCAAGCCTCCAAACGGAGTTGAAGGAGCATTTCCGCCTTCCAGTTTTTGAAGAGAACTCATTGATTGTAAAATATCTTGTAACTCATTTACACTTTTAAAATCAGTTGAGATGTTCATTAAAAACTGTTTTTGTTCTCCGTTCATTTTTATATTGAAAACAAAATTTTCTAATTTCTTAATTTCCTTCTGAGCTTCCGGAGATAATTTTGAGATGCTATCTTGCTTTTCTGCAATTAATTGCTTGAAGGTGAAAGTG contains:
- the lipB gene encoding lipoyl(octanoyl) transferase LipB, with translation MNKKIQLQDLGSKDYKSTWEYQEELFKDIVDLKIKNRREELELETPNYLLFVEHPHVYTLGKSGDLENLLLNEKQLEAKGATFYKINRGGDITYHGPGQIVGYPILDLENFFTDIHKYLRFLEESIILTLEEYGLKCGRSEGETGVWLDVGTPFARKICALGVRASRWVTMHGFALNVNVDLGYFDNIIPCGIRGKGVTSLQVELGVEKVDEDEVKAKIIKHLTQLFEAEFV
- a CDS encoding nuclear transport factor 2 family protein, with the protein product MRKIYFLCFLFILNNVFAQKKDKLNPIAVYEKAWQEHNSDTRLKLIKTIWLDDSTFEDPSASIKGAVALNNVINEFYKKFPEAILTSGSKVVKDNYVTWDWKILDSKNKPIMAGRDFARLNGKGQVSKIIGFWDKEVTLSESEILKNLETDNFKIVAKYYECFFKTRDFNTMATIIEEGAIYNQAEGLPYGGTYVGFNEWTKMYAKSAEFFDLEIEKEPVYFSDATKNEVVIYFTIKCKAKKSGKTLSMPISEHFDLKNGKITAIRPFYFDTKQFAEFLKSKK
- a CDS encoding AraC family transcriptional regulator, with protein sequence MKNAEENNNYRIAVPSAFETVFSHFYFAENKTDYPITKTLLPSFQTILVFNFGTKSALKSKQNTILEVEKCIVLGPIKQTFDYTLEPNSEILVANFKEDTFYRFFGNALFDALPIHPDTLIHENCFNLLWEALQKISDVAERVAYILDFCKPYLREQNEITTLLTNFQDENLDPIKAIASQINQTERNIQLHQKKTFGYTIKEANRYERFLKAANQIQKNILNQSKTDWLNVVEECGYYDQSQLIHDFKYYMNISPTKFLKFQNDICSSKVK